Genomic segment of Dreissena polymorpha isolate Duluth1 unplaced genomic scaffold, UMN_Dpol_1.0 chrUn064, whole genome shotgun sequence:
caaatattgatttCGACAATATTGCACTGCCGCTGAAAAAGTACGTAAGTAACAACATAGCAAAACGATTAAAATCCAATCCATTTATTGGGCCTTCAACTTTGGAAATATGTTAACACACGTCGAAATGGGAAATCCGCTTTATGTACGATTGTATAGCACATACTCGATGGTTGTGTGAATAAGGCAGCGAAATATTATTTAATCGGGTCAAATATTAATCGACCGGCCATATGGTTGTACTTGTGGACCGATTTGTATTCTTCTTCTTGGGCAATAATAGCcgattatttaaatgaattattaaattaTCGAATTTTGCCACGGAACACATTGGCTTTTTATAGTAGTTGATGGTACAGgcgtgttgtttttgttgtctcATTTTTAATGTTGCACTGAAACTCTGGTTATTGATCATCATGAAATCACCAGTTAGGGAGGGTGTGGCTATAGAAATTCGCAAAATGGGTTCAAGGAATAGACTTTTAGCGACCGACTTGCTCTCTAATCACGCTATCTCTATCTCTGTACGCACGCTGTTGCTGAATACTGTGTTATTCGTAAGGATAAAGTAAGTAAAATGCTGACCGCAAGAAACACTTAACATACTAGTAGGCGATACGTCAGCTAGTATGATGGTCTTTGTGAAGAAATAGACAAGGTTGTCTCCAGCATTATATACCGAACATGTTATTACaagaaaaaaagttttacaaCAGCCAAGGTCAGCAAGTAGAATAAGCCTATGCAATCACTAGGAAATCACTAGGAAATCACTAGGAAATCGCTAAAAAATCAGCCTTGGAAGCATGCTATGAAAATATGAAACGCGCCCATATACGGGCTTGTTTATGTAAACGTTGTCATCAAATACAAATATGTGAAATGAAATATTAACGCAAGGACATCACCATATGCTTAACAGCTGACAGCATACGATAAACTGGTGCAAGTACTACTTAAccttaataaataaatgttaaataatacgTTTTATGTATTTCAATTTATAACTTATTTGCTTCATGACATTACACCGGTATATTTTCATCTAAAATAAATCATATATTCGTAAAATGTGCTTTATACAAAGATATAAATTGTATCGTATGGTCAGGATCAGGCATCATGTGATATTATACACTGcaaatgttttattgaaattcatttagcAGACATTATTTAACACTTTCGTTCTAATAAAGTTGTATCATTTGTacatattcattattattaagcCACATTTGGTTATGATGTTGATTTACGCTAAAAGTTTTGAAAAGCTATCTTGATtctggcagccattttggacgTCATCTTCCTCATTTTTAAATGTAGTTTGCATTTCGTAATTCACAACACTATCAAAGATGAAtcataataaataacataatgCATTTCCTTACTTACAACCAAATAcgctattataattattaaagaaATATTAAGTTGTGAAATGACAGTACCATTAGCAAAACCATTAATTAGCAatgacaatatacatgtataataattataaattaggTCACTCGTTTACAGACTGAGTATGCAAAAGCTTTGTAATATTGTGATAGAAAATAGCTGAAATCGAATAAAACAAGTTCTCTTATTTTCAAGCGATTTAAAGCCATACCCTGATCACCGTTGTGTCCATGCCAGCCCGGCAAGCATGTGCACGAGTATGCGTTCTGAAGATTAGTGCACGTGGCGCCGTTCTACAAGGGAAGGTGCGCATTCGTTTATATATATCAAATAGCACTTTAATTAACTTTCTTCTTATTGAAGGAAGGGACCCATATTAAATAAGCAAAACTTGTCTAAAGGCTTTGTACATTTCGGAAATGAAAAACAGAGAGACGACGTTGCGCATAAAGATAGCCTGTGCATTTGTCTTGATTTACAATATTCACAATACACGATAACATTTATTAAACTAATATATAAACTTGGAAAAAGTGAATTCAATTCGATTAAAGATCAGCCATGACACTATCTAATAATAAGAAATTAGGCCACTAATTTAAAGACTAGGTATGAAATAGCTATGCTACATCTTGTCAAAGGAAAGTAGCTAAAATGGATTACAACAAGTATGTTCATATTTGAGTGATGTATAGTAataccctgatcacagttgtCGCCTTGCCAGCCCGGTGAGCATGTACACGTGTAGGCGTTCTGGAGATTAGTGCACGTGGCGCCGTTTTACATGGCGCATGtgcgcattcgttgatatctgaacgatacaatcaacaaaatcaatttaaaaaagaatcaaCGTTGTTACATTATGAGTGCAGAACAAACGAATTTTACACACATTAAAATGTGCATTCATTCTTCTGCCTTGTTAGCGTTAAATTGAACCAGAAACGACAACGGTCTGCAAGCGTGATGGCTTTCAATTCAATTTCTAACGCATATGTCGCATCCGAATACACAAGTTGAAAAGTTGTTGACCTGTCATTCCTGCAGCTTTGTTCATACATAAGTCTAACAAACCAGTTGAATGCAGTTATGATGGTCGGTGTACTGGTATATTTATGTTTACACCtacaacggccaccggaaaaaactttgcgaaaccgaaatttcgcaaactcgAGTACCcattttcttgaagatttgcttcttTGAGATAAGGCATGCTATAAAAGTCTTATTTTTGTCTTATCCATGATTTTTCTCGGGTTTTtttttaacgtatttttttttcaatagatcATCAATCTACGAATTTTAATAATGCGTTTACtctcgtgtttaaaaaaaataaaaattcccaTGTGTTTTTTCCcttgggatttttttccaattggatttttttcccaatgggattttttttccaaatggatTTTTTTCCCATCTGATTTATTACGCAATACgaaaacaataattaattataataatatatcaataataatagtaataaaaattGCCAccgcaaccaccaccaccaccgctaccaccaccacaaccaccaccaccaccacactgctactactatactatttctactactattactactttttataatacttataataataacaaaaacaattataataatctCAGTGTAATTATCCTAATGGAAATTAAATAACAATCACTTCCTTGATTCTACTCATTTTTATAACGTTTCGGCATTGCgcttttatcaaaacaatgaaaAAAGTCTTGTAactacattttaatttttttgcaacacatttgaaaaaataaaataaatgtttttaacgtcaaatgacgttgttcgtgatagtaataataattttaataaattaacaattaattttgCAGTGTCACTGTCGGACGAAACATTCCCATTTGTCTGTGCAAGCAAGGCATCAACTTatcaaaataatgaataaaaactTGCATTGCTGATAGTCAGTTTACGAAACAATTTACTTGGCACTCAATCAAATATATCCAACTTTATCTTTTGGTCGCAAATATTAACCTCGAACTGAcctttatacattaatatattaaaataccgTTGGGACGAATAAATAAATGTCAACACTGGAAGCGAGTTTAATCCATCCAAGTGTACATCACTAGGCCAGTATCTACCTATACTTTAAACAGGCCAGTATCTACCTGTACTTAAACGTGTTTTCCGAGGATCATCTGTTTGTAGTATACAAGGCTCGGAAGAGCATTCGGGCACACGGTTAAGTTATTAGTTTAactaaatattcatatattttgcaaaaacaatacgatttagttaaattcattttaaatgttatgccCGATTAATTATACTGAATGTATCTAAAAAAAGAACCATTCAAATAAAACTGTTCGATATACGTACGGTGTTATTTTATTAGATTCTGCATATATTCTGCATTATTTGTATATAGGTTGTTTAGATGTGTTCTTTAAAGCATATTTATCGTTAAAAGCTTACATTGAGTCAATGCAGTactaaatttattataattttaatcaaaGTCCATAGTATACTCGTTAAAAATAACGGTCATCTTAATTTTcgcaaataaacaaattaaacagtatatgcatttttgtttataaaaagatCTTACTAATTCCCTATAGTTCTCCAAGCAACGGATTGGGCAATAAGTGTATTAAAAGTTCATGAGGACCCGGAGTGTTTCCCAGAAATCCTGCTTAATAAACTTACTAGACTCAGGTAGTATAGTGCAAATTTAGAATAATAGCTGCCAATTTCTAGATATTTGCTTTTTTACTGAAAGATAGTCCATTTTGTTGTGGGTCTTGTTATGTAGGGGAACCCGGAACACCCGGAGGAAACCCAATATTTATTGTAACACTTACAAGATAGGTTAACTCATCGTTGGGCAAAATTAGAAATAATTTGACGTGTGACTACTTAATTCAAAGGGACTATAGTGTTATTACCGATTTCACATTGTTCTCCACGAAACCCATCGGGGCAGCGACACACGTCAGGTGATACACACGTTCCGCCGTTCTGGCATTCAGGATTGCACAAGGCTGCAAGAAACTTGTTATAATGTACTCAAATTTCGAATCAATAACAAAACATCATCTTTTCTTGTTGGACACAATACAACGATGTTTAGAAATAGTGTTAAAGTGTTTTATACAAGTACATAATTCAAACGACTAACGTTGCGATACAAAAATTGAAACGTATTCGATGAAATTCCTCACGTTGTCCACTATATCATTCCAACGGTTATAGTGTAATTACCGATTTCACATTGTTTTCCGCCAAATCTATCGGGGCAGTTACACACGCCAGGTGATACACACGTTCCTCCGTTCTGACATGCAGGATTGCCACAAGGCTGCAAGAAATATGTCATAATGTACTCAATTCAAATTCAATTAAAACCTTAAAACTAAGTGTTTGACACAATAAAAGAGGTTTCAGACATTGCATTAAAAAAGTATAACATTCAAACGGCTATCGTTTCGTTATAAATTCGCAATAGGTTCGATGAAATCCCATTTGGCACTGATACGCGTAACTTTATAAACATTTTCCTACGTTCTGACATTCACAAAATAAAGGCATGTGCGTGAACACTACTATGTAGACAAATGAAACTTCTGTTTTAAAGTCATCATTTCGATACACAGAATTCGACTTAACACCCTTTTGCACCCTTTACACaaagtttttttaatcattataatCGTCAGCAATATACAATACGTATTGTTTTTAATAGGGTAATACGACATTGGATTTTGCCAACGATTATTACAGCTTGCTACATATTGCAATATGCGGCCCCATgggaagagggggggggggggggggggtatccgTCAATGTGGCACCTCTGCTGTTTAACTGTTCTGATGTTTAATTTAAACGAATGTTATAGAAGTCATATTTTGATTTTCGGAAATATAATTGTCCATACAAGTTTTGAAGGTGAACGTGTCTAGGATTGTTAACGCATCCTTGAATCAAGTAATACCCACACTTACCGCCAATATGGTCGCTAATGAAAAAGATTTCAGTTTAATTTCAATCACAATCCATTGGATCTGAATTTCATGCTATACACAttggaattttaaatttaaaatttagttcATATATAATTTGCTTCATGACATGACATCGGTATATTTTCATATAAGAAACATCATATGTTCGAAGCAGGTGCTTTATACAAagatataatttttatttcaggGTCAGGATAAGggcgatatatattcatataatacTATACACTGCAAATGTTATATTCAAATTAGTTTAACACGCCTCTTGTAAACACTTAAATAATactcaatttgttttatttgtatttcattattcCGATGCAATTTTGGATAAGATCAATTTTGGCATCATCATATAATTCTATACATTGCAAATGTTATATTCAAATTCGTTTAACACGACACTTGTAAACACTAAAATGATActcaatttgtatttatttgtatttcattattcCTATGCAATATTTCGATAAGATCAATTTTGGCACCATCATATTCATCTTTAATATGGTTTGCATTccgttataaatgtataatatgtataacactatcaaaatgaaattataataatttacaaaGATATCATTTTTATTTCAGGGTCAGGATAAGGGCGAAATATATTCATGTAATACTACACATTGCAAATGTTATAAACAAATTCATTTAACAAGACACTTGTAAACACTAAAGTGATactcaatttgttttatttgtatttcatccAATGCAATATTTGGATAAGATCATTTTGACACCATcttattcattttttaattatggttTGCATTCCGTTAcaaatgtataatatgtataacactatcaaaatgaaactttaataaaaacataatgcaTTTCTAAACCAAATAcgaaattacaattatttaaaaatatatattcacttGTGAAACGAGACTACACTTAGCAACGACATTGATTAGCCGTGAcaatatgaaataattataagTTAGCCCACTCGTTTACGGACTGGTTATGAAAAGCTTGTTACTCATTGTAAAAGGAAAGTAGCCAAAAGGGAATGAAACAAGcatgttcattttcaatggaTTTATTGGCATACCCTTACACGTTGCGGGTGCGCATTTGTTAATATCTGTAATAACGCTTTAATATTGGCCTTCGCATTAAATACGCAAACCTTGTCTAAAGGCTTTTAaattttagaaaatttaaaacaagagacgACTTTTAGCATTACAGGTAGCCTGTGCATGTTTTACGATTTTACAATATTCACCGATGCATGATAAACATCATAAAACGAATATGTTTACATGTGAAAAGGGAATACAATTCGCAACGCAATAACTGTCTTATCGCAGTGTTCGTTTTGAACAAGTGCAACAACGTGACGACTTTGAGCGTAAAACGTAGCCTATGCATTTGTGGTAACTGTTAATTATTTCCAGACACACCAGGACCACtatttacaaatttataaaacaaataatggaATTACAATCCGTTACGCGAttgatttatataacaaaatgctATAATCATAAAAAAGCCGCTCGTTTACAGACTGGGTATGAAATAGTTTTCTTACAAAAAGCTAATTGATACAAAAAGGGAATGAACCAAACATGCTAATTTTCAAGTTATTCATATTAAAACCCTGATCACATTTGTTCCCATGAAGCCCAGTGAGCGTGTGAACAAGTATGCGTTCTGAAGATTAACACACGTGGCACCGTTTTTACACGGGAAAGATTTGAATTCTTTGATATATGAACGATTACACAACCAACATCTATATCTCTAATAACCAGCGTGGTAATTTTAGTTGTTCATAACAAACCGAATTGACGCAGATAAAACGATGTGTGTACCTTCGCCATGTCAGCGTTTAATAGAACCAGCAACAACACACCGCATACGCCTGACAAACCAGTTGAGTGTACTAATTATTGTCTATAactgatttatatttatatgtttacacCGACCGTGAGCGCAGTTTATGCCCTACCAGCCCAGTGAACACTTGCACGAATACTCGTTCTTAAGATTGTAGCACGTCGTACCATACTTACAAGGGTTTGAGACACATTCGTCGACatctttaacttatttatttaaattaacatcatttatatataatgtatgtttatttaatcaGCAAATGCAAAGACTGTATGAATAATGAAGTTAAAATCGAAAAATGtgtaatgttcatatttaatataTGACCGGCAAAACCAATTTTAACAcgtaaaacaatttcaataaacGATGACGTAAAAATTCGGAGAAGATCAGACACTTTCAAATGCGTGACGTTGTTACAAACTGACAAGTGTAGAATCAACATACCCTTCTTGGTGGGcatgaatgtaaacatttctaACGTATGTGAAAACAATGCAATAATCTTCGATATtgcaatacatatatacaattatgGCCTACCCTGATCACAGTGTTTTCCCTGCCAGCCAGGTACGCACTTGCACGAGTACGCATTCTGGAGGTTGCTGCACGTGGCGCCGTTCTTACACGGAGCGGGGTGAGCATTCGTTAATATCTGAAATAACGTTCACAGTATAttcttttcatttgaaaataacgcttatattatatttaacttcTTGGACAAGCGCTTTAGCATTACATTTCGCAATAACTGTCTAAACACAGTGTTCGTTTTCAACATGTGCAACAAAGTGACGACTTTCAGAGTAAAACGTAGTCTATTCATGTGTGGTGActgtacaatatttacaaaaacgagAGGACCATTTTAAACGAATTTATGAAGTTGTAAAATGGGAACACAATTCGTACGCGATTGATTTGTATGACAATGTGTAATGATAAAAAGCAACTGTTGTACAGGCTGGGTATGCCATAGCATTGTTACATATAGCCACCGAATACGTATGTAAAGGGAATGAAATAAGTATGTGCGTTTTCATGTGATTTATAGTCATACCCTGATCACAGTTTTTGCCTTGCCAGCCCGGTGAGCATGTGCACGAGTACGCATTCTGAAAATTAGTGCACGAGGCGCCATGCTTACATGGGGTAGGtgcgcattcgttgatatctaaATGATTAAAAACACCAACATTAATGTTTCAAATAATCAGCTATGTTAAATTATTAGTTCTCAGAACAGGCTGTATTGAGACATACCCAAAACCAGTTGAGTGTAATAACTATAGTatcttaactatatatatatatatatatcaggcatttccccaggcggTTTTAGAACAGCGGGTGCGCGGTGCTTGGAGTTCAAAATCAATCTCCCCGCGGCGCTTGTTTTTCCGATCATGTCGCCGCGACGCTTGAAAATTTCACAAGCGCTCGCAAGCTCTGATCCGAATGTTGTCTGCATTCGGCCGACGACCAGATAAAACGCGCACGCGCTaatcagcggtgtgtgcataatGGGCTTTGATAAGATGTGcgaacgatttacgggtcgtttaTGCGggtcaattatggtgtttgtcccctaatTATGGGCGATAATGATCGATTACTACCGGTACTAGTGGCGTAAGAGCAGTTAAAGTTATGCTCaatttttggtttgtttgtttttattttaattgttaacgacGATTTTAGAGGTACTTCAAAAATAAACAGTTACTTTTGTTTGTTGCGGTTGTgggtaatttaagttataattacAATAAACTGGAATTAGAAGTCTCATTTGATTGCTCCCGCCCTCtacaaatgttttcacatttgttttttcaTCGGTGACTATAACTTTACAGTACTGACACTTAATTTATTCAGATCAAATAGTTTCTTTCGTATTTACGGAATACGCTAATAACAGCTAaatacctgcaacacatttttctgTAGTTATTGTGCATGACAGAATGATTAGGTCTAAGAAACGACAAGTCCCTGTCTCTGGCAAATCTGTGATAACTAATTTCTTGGTCAGGATTAATAATGAAACGTCGCTGTCAGAGAGTTCAATAAGTGAACGTGAAAGTGTCCAGGACGTAGCAAGTGATCATGAGACTTCCCAACCACCAACAAAGCGGTCCAAGCAGCGTGCCAGTGGGTTCGATAGTAGTTGGAATCAAGATAATTTTGTTGACAGAAATAATCATGATATTTAAAGCATGTGGAGATTTAtactgttttgttttgaaatgttgtcatTAAATCTTGTATTTTAAGGAGTTACTCCAGGAGCCAGATCTCAAGCTTGTGGAGGCGAAGGATGTGCGTTGGCTGTCACATGACAAGGCGACCACTACCCTTTGGAGGTGCCTTCCCTCTGTTTACAAAAGCTTGGAGCGTGAGGCCGAAGAAAGAAACGATGCAAGGGCAGCTGGTCTCGCAAAATTCTCTCAGAACTACCAGTTTGTGCTGACACTGCACATGATGTGTGACGTGCTTCCACATCTTTCTGATCTATCCAAGGCAATGCAggtatgtaaacaaaaaacaaatagaaAAGGTATTTCATTCAGTGTTAATTATATTTCTTATGTTTCCAGTtccgtttattttgtttaagtgtaTTATTATACACAAGCCCGAATCTATATATAGTTATGTGTGTTTCAGGCAAAAGATGCAATCTAAACATGCATCAAGCCTCTAGTCCTTGGAACTCTGGCCATTCTTTAGGGTCTCTTGAATACCCCAGGAGAACACTTCCAGGCAGCCCCCGATAGAGTGGCCCGTCTCCATGCCGATGGCTTTGGCATCGCTGTGCCCACTGAAGAGCAGGTCCAGCATTTCACTGACAAGGTATGTGTTTGCTAGCATAGGAGTTCATTAAGCTGCAACAATCTTAATGTattagtaaaaaaatacaaagacaAGCTAACACTTGGCATATCAATAATTAATCTGTTTCCAACTCATTTCCAGTTGTACCGGCCTTTTGTGCAGCAGCTGATGTCCAACATAGAAGAGCGATTTCCAGACTTGCCATTGCTGCAGCTCTTCGAGGCTTTCAACACCACCAAGTTCCCCACTGGAGATTTGGGCAACCATGGCGAACAGGACATCAAGGTAATGCACTAAACTAGAACATGATATTTACAGTCAACCAATATAATTTCAAAGATGTACTCCATTATAATCAATTGTTAATTATCAGATTGTgtgacaatatttataaaatcaatcagtgtaacttttttattgtttagaaACTGGCTGACCACTTCAACCTTCCCGTTGACGCAACACTGCACAACTGGAGGCAGGTTCGAGGCAGCCTACAGGGCACAGAGAAGAAGGCTGAAGAGGCAATGGAGTGGGTGACCATCCATTTGCGTAATAGCCACGACCAGCTCTACAAGCTGGCATCCGTTGGCCTGCTCCTCCCTACATCTACAGCTGGTAGGTACTTGACTAGGCTGTCAAGAGCACAATAACAAAcgaatgatgtttttgttttgcttaaatATCTCGTTGTTCTTAAATCAAAGCGATTCAATAGATATTATTTCAGAGTAGTTtacaatattgtgtgtatttcagaCTGCGAGAGGGGATTCAGCACGATGAAAAGGATAAAGACGGATAATCGTGCTCGCATGAAGTCTGCTGTCCTCAATGCACTGATGACGGTCAGCATTGAAGGGCCAGACATTGAGGCAGTAGACTTCGGGTAAATGGTGGA
This window contains:
- the LOC127863938 gene encoding zinc finger protein 862-like, translated to MSNIEERFPDLPLLQLFEAFNTTKFPTGDLGNHGEQDIKKLADHFNLPVDATLHNWRQVRGSLQGTEKKAEEAMEWVTIHLRNSHDQLYKLASVGLLLPTSTADCERGFSTMKRIKTDNRARMKSAVLNALMTVSIEGPDIEAVDFG